Below is a window of Planifilum fulgidum DNA.
CAACAAACCAACGGTAGGCGATGTTGACCCGGATTTCCTCAATGAGGCGTCTTTCCGAACGAATTCCGTACAAATAACCGATCAAAAGCATTTTGAACAGCATGACCGGATCGATGCAAGGACGCCCATTATCTTGACAATACAAGGGGCGGCATTTTTCCG
It encodes the following:
- a CDS encoding transposase is translated as MFRTNPSREFQPETVNIEDLVPQDHLLRKINETIDFSFIAEKCRPLYCQDNGRPCIDPVMLFKMLLIGYLYGIRSERRLIEEIRVNIAYRWFV